The following proteins come from a genomic window of Sorex araneus isolate mSorAra2 chromosome 1, mSorAra2.pri, whole genome shotgun sequence:
- the LOC101543184 gene encoding regucalcin-like has protein sequence MPPRLRSPTVMESFKIEAVIRKKHHMAESPVWEEKTGQLVYVDINAQTVCRWDPGSGEVQTVGLSNRVGCVALRGKGAYVVAAGTCLGFLDWETQQVQWTARLDQDKPHNRFNDGKVDPAGRFVAGTMPEESAPGVWEPGQGSLYTLYADHSVVRYLHGLGIPNGLDWSLDHRTFYHVDSLDRCIRAYDYHVETGGIANPRLLYQLPKEEGMPDGMCVDTTGKLWVACIDGGQVIRLDPETGTRLLTVKLPVSRVTSCCFGGPRYTDLYVTSASDGLSPQQQSQEPQAGHVFKVTGLGATGIAPHPFAG, from the exons ATGCCGCCCAG gcTTCGGAGTCCCACT GTCATGGAGTCCTTCAAGATCGAAGCTGTCATCAGAAAGAAGCACCACATGGCGGAGAGTCCTGTTTGGGAAGAGAAGACAGGGCAACTGGTCTATGTGGACATCAATGCCCAGACTGTGTGCCGCTGGGACCCAGGCAGCGGCGAGGTGCAAACAGTGGGCCTGA GCAACCGTGTTGGCTGTGTGGCCCTGCGAGGGAAGGGGGCCTACGTGGTGGCCGCTGGCACCTGCCTAGGCTTCCTGGACTGGGAGACACAGCAAGTGCAGTGGACAGCCCGGCTGGACCAGGACAAGCCCCACAATAGGTTCAATGATGGCAAGGTGGACCCCGCCGGGAGATTTGTGGCAG GCACCATGCCAGAGGAATCAGCCCCTGGGGTGTGGGAGCCTGGCCAGGGGTCCCTGTACACTCTCTATGCTGACCACTCGGTGGTCAGATACCTGCATGGACTGGGAATTCCCAACGGATTGGATTGGTCCCTGGACCACAGAACCTTCTACCACGTTGACAGCCTGGATCGCTGTATTCGAGCCTACGACTACCACGTGGAAACAGGAGGAATTG CCAACCCAAGGCTGCTATACCAGTTGCCAAAGGAAGAGGGTATGCCGGATGGGATGTGCGTGGATACCACGGGGAAACTCTGGGTAGCCTGCATCGATGGAGGCCAGGTCATTCGTCTGGACCCTGAGACAG GAACTCGACTGTTAACCGTGAAGTTGCCTGTGTCCAGAGTTACGTCCTGCTGCTTTGGGGGGCCCCGCTACACGGACCTGTACGTGACATCCGCATCAGATGGCCTCAGCCCACAGCAGCAGTCCCAGGAGCCTCAGGCAGGACACGTCTTCAAG GTCACAGGCCTTGGAGCTACAGGGATTGCACCTCACCCCTTTGCAGGCTGA